In one Trichlorobacter lovleyi SZ genomic region, the following are encoded:
- the flhB gene encoding flagellar biosynthesis protein FlhB — protein sequence MAEDDDKHSKTEQPTGRRLEKAREKGAPPSSQMLSQSFTLLAGIVVLYLLGSYLMNGLKSTTVQVYSQIGTFELTEQNVYTMMLRIFGVLFMLLAPVILAVMSTGILAHIVQDNGRLDFQWGRITFDISKLNFISGFGKLFNKEALVEILKSLIKIFVIGWIAYQVLRDELQNITVLAESDVNGILSYTGHVAFKIVTHTCGIMIVISILDMAYVKWRYIENLKMTKQEVKDETKDMEGNPEIKGKIKRLQFQAARRRLTKIIPTADVVITNPTHFAVALKYDRSRMVAPMVIAKGADEMALAIKEMAREHKVTLVENRFLARELYDQVAENQEIPESLYAAVAEVLAYVYRLKGAM from the coding sequence CTGGCAGAAGACGACGACAAACACTCCAAGACAGAACAACCTACCGGGCGAAGGCTGGAGAAGGCCAGAGAAAAGGGGGCTCCTCCCTCTTCGCAGATGCTGAGCCAGAGTTTTACATTGCTGGCTGGTATTGTGGTGCTCTACCTGCTGGGCAGCTACCTGATGAACGGTCTGAAAAGCACCACCGTGCAGGTGTATTCACAGATTGGAACTTTTGAGCTGACAGAGCAAAACGTCTACACCATGATGCTCCGTATTTTCGGTGTGTTGTTCATGTTGCTCGCGCCGGTTATTCTGGCAGTCATGAGTACGGGTATACTTGCACATATCGTCCAGGATAACGGCAGGCTGGATTTTCAATGGGGCAGGATTACTTTTGATATCAGTAAGCTTAATTTTATCAGCGGTTTTGGTAAGTTGTTCAACAAGGAGGCCCTGGTTGAAATCCTGAAATCTTTGATCAAGATCTTTGTGATCGGCTGGATTGCCTATCAGGTGCTGCGGGACGAACTACAGAACATTACCGTTCTGGCAGAGTCAGACGTCAACGGTATCCTGTCCTATACCGGGCATGTGGCGTTCAAGATTGTAACCCATACCTGTGGTATCATGATCGTCATCTCGATTCTGGATATGGCTTACGTCAAGTGGCGCTATATCGAGAACCTCAAGATGACCAAGCAGGAGGTGAAAGACGAAACCAAGGATATGGAGGGTAATCCCGAGATCAAAGGAAAGATCAAGAGGTTGCAGTTCCAGGCGGCGCGCCGGCGTTTGACCAAGATCATTCCAACTGCCGATGTGGTAATTACCAACCCGACTCACTTTGCGGTTGCATTAAAGTATGACCGCAGCAGGATGGTTGCGCCGATGGTAATCGCAAAAGGAGCTGATGAGATGGCGCTGGCTATCAAGGAGATGGCCCGCGAGCACAAGGTGACACTGGTGGAAAACCGCTTTCTTGCACGTGAGTTGTATGATCAGGTCGCAGAAAATCAGGAAATTCCCGAATCGCTCTATGCGGCTGTTGCCGAAGTGTTGGCCTATGTCTATCGGCTTAAAGGAGCCATGTAA
- the fliR gene encoding flagellar biosynthetic protein FliR, with translation MFPFVSPLPSQSDVFLFALILCRIGGLFAALPVFGGKRLPTRIKIAAVLAITLVCLPVLKITPPPLPGDAFTLGLLVMREMLIGLTLAFITQIIFAAVEFSGQIIGLQMGFSISSVLDPSMGTQTQIMSVVQSLLATLFFLSLNIHHVFISAIVDSFTVIPLGGWKMSEALIHFLVNATSEVFILGIRLAAPVMVALLLTSVVLGIMARAFPQMNVFMVSFPLNIGLGFMVLGMTLLLFFHVLELSFGNLANQVAMIFRLLGKGG, from the coding sequence ATGTTTCCGTTTGTCTCCCCCCTGCCGAGCCAGTCGGATGTTTTCCTGTTTGCACTGATATTATGCCGGATAGGAGGTCTGTTTGCCGCCCTGCCGGTATTTGGGGGTAAACGACTGCCCACCCGTATCAAGATAGCGGCTGTCCTTGCCATTACCCTGGTCTGTCTGCCTGTTTTGAAGATAACTCCCCCGCCGTTGCCCGGTGATGCCTTTACCCTGGGGCTGTTGGTCATGCGGGAAATGTTGATCGGGTTGACCTTGGCCTTCATTACCCAGATCATCTTTGCTGCTGTCGAGTTCAGCGGGCAGATCATCGGTCTTCAGATGGGGTTCAGCATCTCATCGGTACTTGACCCGTCCATGGGCACCCAGACACAGATCATGTCTGTAGTGCAGAGCTTGCTAGCGACCCTTTTTTTTCTCTCTCTCAATATCCATCATGTCTTTATCAGTGCCATTGTTGACAGCTTTACGGTTATTCCGTTGGGAGGCTGGAAAATGAGTGAGGCGCTGATTCACTTTCTTGTAAATGCCACCTCGGAGGTCTTCATTCTGGGGATCAGGCTGGCGGCACCGGTTATGGTCGCCTTGCTGCTCACCAGCGTTGTGTTGGGTATTATGGCGCGAGCCTTTCCTCAGATGAACGTGTTTATGGTCAGCTTTCCGCTCAATATTGGCCTTGGTTTCATGGTGCTGGGCATGACCCTGTTGCTCTTTTTTCATGTGCTGGAGCTCTCGTTTGGTAATCTGGCCAATCAGGTTGCCATGATCTTCAGGCTGCTTGGAAAGGGGGGATGA
- the fliQ gene encoding flagellar biosynthesis protein FliQ — protein sequence MTPELVVQLARRSFEATLLLSAPLLLFSLVVGLAISVFQAVTSINEATLAFAPKIVAVMVAVIIFFPWMMSYMSDFTREVYALIAVMRR from the coding sequence ATGACCCCCGAGCTGGTCGTACAACTGGCCCGTAGAAGCTTTGAAGCTACCTTGCTGCTGTCGGCACCGTTGCTGCTGTTCAGTCTGGTGGTCGGACTCGCCATCAGTGTATTTCAGGCTGTTACCTCCATCAATGAGGCCACTCTTGCTTTCGCCCCTAAGATTGTCGCCGTTATGGTGGCAGTTATCATCTTCTTTCCCTGGATGATGAGCTATATGAGCGACTTTACCCGAGAAGTGTATGCGCTGATTGCCGTGATGCGGCGTTAG
- the fliP gene encoding flagellar type III secretion system pore protein FliP (The bacterial flagellar biogenesis protein FliP forms a type III secretion system (T3SS)-type pore required for flagellar assembly.), with protein MTFSIAKRFRMTLLLLAAVIAGSVAIAAAAPVPLPSLNIGVGTATKPAEVATTIQIFLLLTVLSLAPSLLIMTTSFTRIVVVLSFLRTALGTQQAPSNQIILALSLFLTFFIMTPVWQQVNRDAYQPYKAGTLSQEQAFEKAVQPVRKFMLSQTREKDLGLFVSLSKQARPKNADDIPTLTIVPAFMISELRTAFQIGFLIYIPFIVVDMVVASVLMSMGMMMLPPVMISLPFKILLFVLVDGWGLVISSLVKSFG; from the coding sequence ATGACCTTTTCTATAGCTAAAAGATTCAGGATGACGCTTCTGCTGCTGGCTGCAGTCATCGCCGGAAGCGTAGCCATTGCGGCAGCGGCACCGGTACCGCTGCCATCGCTCAATATCGGTGTCGGTACCGCCACAAAGCCTGCAGAAGTAGCAACCACCATCCAGATCTTTCTGCTGCTTACGGTACTTTCGCTGGCTCCCAGCCTGTTGATCATGACGACCTCCTTTACCCGTATCGTCGTCGTGCTTTCGTTTCTTCGTACCGCTCTGGGTACCCAGCAGGCGCCTTCAAACCAGATCATTCTGGCCCTGTCCCTGTTTTTGACCTTCTTTATCATGACGCCGGTTTGGCAACAGGTTAACCGTGACGCCTACCAACCCTATAAGGCCGGTACCCTTTCTCAGGAGCAGGCGTTTGAAAAGGCGGTGCAGCCGGTCCGGAAATTCATGCTTTCCCAGACACGGGAAAAGGATCTGGGGCTGTTTGTCAGTCTTTCAAAACAGGCTCGCCCCAAAAATGCCGACGATATTCCTACTCTTACCATTGTGCCTGCCTTCATGATCTCGGAACTGCGCACCGCGTTTCAGATCGGTTTTCTGATTTATATCCCTTTTATTGTGGTTGACATGGTGGTCGCCTCGGTGCTGATGTCAATGGGTATGATGATGTTACCGCCGGTGATGATATCGTTACCGTTCAAAATTCTGCTCTTTGTGTTGGTTGACGGGTGGGGACTGGTGATCAGCTCTCTGGTCAAGAGTTTTGGATAG